In the genome of Calditrichota bacterium, one region contains:
- a CDS encoding N-acetyltransferase, with protein MIRQATMNDIQYLLPFVNQYVQQQTDPFRSGLDFYARIPDFTLTTPNGYAPVIGVLRILNAKYAWLHLFGLEDEVIKTKKFRDFIHFQIDTAKRVGIQKIVTDAPLNDMLKDFGFCTIENSERSTVLELIETVTEFKIAVNPQNLCVRELNQTETSHPAAQDLVVRDATLADARGIWEIINYYALHGEMLPKSLVFIQQNIRNYAVVERDGTVTGCAALQVMWNDLAEVASVGIKEELRGLGMGQQLIRHIIHRAQQLQLPKIFALTRQVNFFEKMGFHKIPKETLPPKIWKDCMHCKKFMGCDEVAMIREV; from the coding sequence ATGATTCGCCAGGCGACCATGAACGACATTCAATATCTTTTGCCATTTGTCAATCAATACGTTCAGCAGCAGACCGACCCCTTCAGAAGTGGCTTGGACTTCTACGCTCGCATCCCCGATTTTACGCTGACGACTCCCAACGGGTACGCTCCCGTGATTGGCGTTTTGCGAATTTTGAATGCCAAATATGCCTGGCTTCACCTGTTTGGTCTGGAAGATGAGGTAATCAAAACCAAAAAATTCCGGGATTTTATTCATTTTCAAATCGATACGGCCAAACGAGTTGGTATTCAAAAAATCGTAACCGATGCGCCTTTAAATGATATGCTAAAGGACTTTGGCTTTTGCACGATCGAGAACTCTGAGCGAAGCACTGTTCTCGAATTGATTGAAACGGTTACGGAATTCAAAATCGCGGTGAACCCGCAGAACCTCTGCGTCCGGGAGCTGAACCAAACCGAAACCTCCCATCCGGCAGCACAGGATTTGGTTGTCCGGGATGCCACACTGGCCGACGCCAGGGGAATCTGGGAGATCATTAACTACTACGCTCTCCACGGAGAAATGCTGCCCAAATCGCTGGTTTTTATCCAGCAGAATATTCGCAATTACGCGGTCGTTGAGAGAGACGGTACCGTGACGGGCTGTGCGGCCCTGCAGGTGATGTGGAATGACCTCGCGGAAGTGGCCTCCGTCGGGATTAAGGAAGAACTGCGGGGACTGGGAATGGGTCAGCAGCTCATTCGCCATATTATTCACCGGGCACAACAGCTTCAATTGCCCAAGATATTTGCACTCACCCGGCAGGTAAATTTTTTCGAAAAAATGGGCTTCCACAAAATCCCGAAAGAAACCCTGCCTCCCAAAATCTGGAAGGACTGCATGCACTGCAAAAAATTCATGGGCTGCGACGAGGTGGCCATGATCCGGGAGGTGTAA
- a CDS encoding acetylornithine/succinylornithine family transaminase produces MQDWIEKADRFLLNTYKRPPVVFDHGEGAYLFDLDGTRYLDFIAGIGVNALGYNHPIIQDGIEAAAKKVIHTSNLYFTQAQIELAELLVSKTFESRVFFVNSGSEAVETALKISRKWGKQFQPARTKILAFEHSFHGRTMGAVSATYTAKYREPFEPLIAGVVFLPFNDPAALDSIDFTDFCCAIVEPIQGEGGITPATPEFLSALRDKTRQANVALIFDEIQCGVSRSGKLYAYQHYGIEPDILTTAKALGAGFPISAALVKPEFADVIHAGDHGSTFGGNPFIAHVAKQTFAFLSSDAFLSHVNAIAGYFDEQLQALTSTYPFITRVKGMGLMKGLEVDSPVLDLVQDAFENKLLVARAGSNVLRFLPPLIIEKEQVDEAISILNHIFKTKGV; encoded by the coding sequence ATGCAGGATTGGATCGAAAAAGCCGATCGGTTTTTGCTCAATACGTACAAACGCCCCCCCGTGGTGTTCGATCACGGCGAAGGAGCCTATCTGTTTGATCTGGACGGCACCCGTTATCTGGATTTTATCGCAGGAATTGGTGTAAACGCCCTGGGGTACAATCATCCGATTATTCAAGATGGAATTGAAGCGGCGGCAAAAAAGGTGATTCACACATCGAATCTCTATTTTACCCAGGCTCAAATTGAACTGGCCGAACTCCTGGTGTCCAAAACCTTTGAAAGCCGCGTATTTTTTGTGAACAGCGGTTCCGAAGCCGTTGAGACGGCTTTGAAAATTTCCCGCAAGTGGGGCAAGCAGTTTCAACCGGCACGCACAAAGATTTTGGCATTTGAGCACTCGTTCCACGGCCGAACAATGGGTGCTGTGTCGGCTACCTACACGGCCAAATATCGGGAACCCTTTGAACCGCTGATCGCGGGTGTGGTTTTTCTCCCTTTTAATGATCCTGCGGCTTTGGATTCCATTGATTTTACAGACTTCTGCTGTGCCATCGTGGAGCCCATTCAGGGCGAAGGCGGTATTACGCCCGCCACGCCGGAATTTCTGTCCGCATTACGGGACAAAACCCGGCAGGCCAACGTTGCCCTGATTTTCGACGAAATCCAGTGCGGCGTTTCACGATCCGGGAAACTTTACGCCTATCAACATTACGGAATCGAGCCGGACATTTTGACCACGGCCAAGGCGCTGGGTGCCGGTTTTCCCATTAGTGCGGCACTGGTGAAACCCGAATTTGCAGATGTGATTCACGCGGGCGACCACGGCTCCACCTTTGGCGGAAACCCCTTTATTGCACACGTGGCAAAACAGACATTTGCCTTCTTGAGTTCCGATGCATTCCTCAGCCACGTAAATGCCATCGCCGGTTATTTTGATGAGCAACTGCAGGCACTAACGTCAACCTATCCCTTTATCACGCGGGTCAAGGGCATGGGATTGATGAAGGGGCTGGAAGTGGACAGTCCCGTTCTGGATTTGGTACAGGATGCCTTTGAAAACAAGCTTTTAGTGGCCCGTGCGGGCAGCAATGTTCTTCGATTCCTTCCCCCGCTCATTATTGAGAAAGAGCAGGTGGATGAGGCTATTTCAATTTTGAATCACATTTTTAAAACGAAAGGAGTTTAG